A genome region from Arachis duranensis cultivar V14167 chromosome 6, aradu.V14167.gnm2.J7QH, whole genome shotgun sequence includes the following:
- the LOC107493835 gene encoding uncharacterized protein LOC107493835: MAIDKSLCVLGASINLMPLAMMKNLMIEEIKSTRMSLQLADRSLKIPNGVVENPLVKVRNFIFPAGFIVLDMDEEGSNSIILGRPFLAIAITIIDVGKSEMIFKVHDEQMTINVFKAMQYPAEKENCMRIDVVNTLVNEIFEANHQKNQEENQDIQEEDVEETQALEEPIELRKKEHHNKS; the protein is encoded by the coding sequence ATGGCTATTGATAAATCACTTTGTGTCCTGGGAGCAAGCATTAATTTAATGCCTCTTGCCATGATGAAGAATTTAatgatagaggagattaaaTCTACAAGGATGTCATTACAACTTGCTGATAGATCTCTCAAAATACCAAATGGAGTAGTCGAGAATCCCTTAGTGAAAGTTAGAAATTTCATATTCCCAGCCGGTTTTATAGTTTTGGACATGGATGAGGAAGGGAGTAACTCAATCATCCTCGGTAGACCTTTTCTGGCCATTGCTATAACAATCATTGATgtgggaaaaagtgagatgatcttcaaggtgcatgatgagcaaaTGACTATAAATGTTTTCAAGGCGATGCAGTACCCTGCTGAGAAAGAGAATTGCATGAGAATTGATGTGGTGAACACCCTGGTTAATGAAATATTTGAAGCAAACCATCAAAAGAACCAGGAGGAAAACCAAGACATACAAGAGGAAGATGTGGAAGAGACACAAGCACTGGAGGAACCAATTGAGTTAAGAAAGAAGGAGCACCACAACAAGAGCTAA